Proteins encoded within one genomic window of Haladaptatus sp. QDMS2:
- the gnd gene encoding phosphogluconate dehydrogenase (NAD(+)-dependent, decarboxylating): MQLGVIGLGRMGQIVVNRVVDAGHDVVAYDLSDEAVATAAEAGASPATTLDDFLSQLGEEKRIWLMVPAGDAVDATLAELNPSLTDADVVVDGGNSFFKESTRRAEDCPAAYLDCGTSGGPAGAELGFSLMIGGPEWAYDELTPVFDAVATGPAGHDRMGEAGSGHYVKMVHNGVEYALMQAYGEGFDLLANGRYDLDLEAVARTWNNGAVIRSWLLELCEEAFAEEGNDLGDVADHVAGGSTGTWTVQEALEQEVPVPLIYQSLAERFESRTEERFARRLANRLRYGFGRHEVARKE, from the coding sequence ATGCAACTCGGCGTCATCGGACTCGGTAGAATGGGGCAAATCGTCGTCAATCGCGTCGTAGACGCGGGCCACGACGTCGTCGCCTACGACCTCAGCGACGAGGCAGTCGCCACCGCCGCGGAGGCGGGCGCATCGCCGGCCACCACCCTCGACGACTTCCTCTCGCAACTCGGCGAAGAAAAGCGCATCTGGCTCATGGTTCCGGCGGGCGACGCCGTGGACGCCACGCTCGCGGAACTGAACCCGTCGCTCACCGACGCGGACGTCGTCGTGGACGGGGGCAATTCGTTCTTCAAGGAGTCCACGCGCCGCGCGGAGGACTGCCCGGCGGCGTACCTCGACTGCGGGACCTCGGGCGGCCCCGCGGGCGCGGAACTCGGCTTCTCGCTCATGATTGGCGGCCCCGAGTGGGCCTACGACGAGCTGACGCCGGTCTTCGACGCTGTCGCAACTGGCCCAGCTGGCCACGACCGCATGGGTGAAGCAGGTTCTGGCCACTACGTGAAGATGGTCCACAACGGCGTCGAGTACGCGCTCATGCAAGCCTACGGCGAGGGCTTCGACCTGCTCGCGAACGGACGCTACGACCTCGACTTAGAAGCCGTCGCCCGCACGTGGAACAACGGTGCGGTCATCCGCTCGTGGCTCCTCGAACTCTGTGAGGAAGCGTTCGCGGAGGAGGGCAACGATTTGGGCGACGTCGCAGACCACGTCGCCGGTGGTTCGACGGGCACGTGGACGGTACAGGAGGCCTTAGAGCAGGAAGTTCCCGTCCCCCTCATCTACCAGTCGCTCGCAGAACGCTTCGAGAGTCGGACCGAGGAGCGGTTCGCCCGTCGCCTTGCGAACCGCCTTCGCTACGGATTCGGTCGGCACGAAGTCGCGCGCAAAGAGTAG
- a CDS encoding aminopeptidase, which produces MDERVREHARTLVNWSARIERGDYVVVNVGEDAHDLGVAVAEELGNVGATMFVTYGSGEMLRAYLKNHDGDFEDVAGPELAAYQNADSVLFLGGGRNTTELADVRSEVRQAYNRATNEAREARMDTDWVSTVHPTRSLAQQAGMAFAEYKDFVYNAVLRDWESLAEEMAQMKEILDEGSEVRLVKEDTDLTMSIEGRIAVNSGASVAYDSHNLPSGEVFTAPYDTEGTVYFDVPMTLNGKRVRDVHLTFEDGEVTDFSAGQNEAVLEEILNTDVGARRLGELGIGMNRGIDRFTDSILFDEKMGDTVHLAVGRAYDSNLPEGEEGNKSAVHVDMITDMSEDSRIEVDGEVVQRNGVFRWEDGFEG; this is translated from the coding sequence ATGGACGAGCGAGTGCGCGAACACGCCCGAACCCTCGTAAACTGGAGTGCGCGAATCGAACGCGGTGATTACGTCGTCGTCAACGTCGGCGAAGACGCCCACGACCTCGGCGTGGCCGTCGCCGAGGAACTCGGAAACGTCGGCGCGACCATGTTCGTGACCTACGGTTCCGGAGAGATGCTCCGGGCCTATCTCAAGAACCACGACGGCGACTTCGAGGACGTCGCCGGGCCGGAACTCGCCGCCTACCAGAACGCAGACAGCGTGCTCTTTCTCGGCGGCGGACGAAACACCACGGAACTGGCCGACGTGAGAAGCGAGGTTCGCCAGGCGTACAACCGCGCGACCAACGAGGCCCGCGAGGCCCGGATGGACACCGACTGGGTCTCGACGGTCCACCCGACGCGCTCACTCGCCCAGCAGGCCGGGATGGCCTTCGCCGAGTACAAGGACTTCGTCTACAACGCCGTCCTCCGCGACTGGGAGTCGCTCGCAGAGGAGATGGCCCAGATGAAGGAGATTCTCGACGAAGGCAGCGAAGTCCGCCTCGTCAAGGAAGACACCGACCTCACCATGAGTATCGAGGGACGCATCGCCGTGAACTCCGGGGCCTCCGTCGCCTACGACTCGCACAACCTGCCCTCCGGCGAGGTGTTCACCGCGCCGTACGACACCGAGGGAACCGTTTACTTCGACGTGCCGATGACGCTCAACGGTAAGCGCGTCCGGGACGTCCACCTCACCTTCGAGGACGGGGAAGTCACCGACTTCAGCGCCGGGCAGAACGAGGCGGTTCTCGAAGAGATTCTGAACACCGACGTAGGCGCACGACGACTCGGCGAACTCGGCATCGGGATGAATCGCGGCATCGACCGCTTCACCGACTCGATTCTCTTCGACGAGAAGATGGGCGACACCGTCCACCTCGCGGTGGGTCGGGCCTACGATTCGAACCTGCCAGAAGGCGAGGAAGGCAACAAGAGCGCCGTCCACGTGGATATGATTACGGACATGAGCGAGGACTCGCGCATCGAGGTCGACGGCGAAGTCGTCCAGCGAAACGGCGTGTTCCGGTGGGAAGACGGCTTCGAGGGCTGA
- a CDS encoding matrixin family metalloprotease, with amino-acid sequence MNGRALLLTLLVVLAGCAAPLDPGFADTTSTQVQTTQPPADGTPNAVQTQTQTQTPGAVDSRSNPWQEGTLTIAVEAPDGDSRDYTALLRDALDYWEANSEQYAGYALSFDVEPNANDADVVVEFVERVDTCGEKREVAGCAPYITDSRQINRPERIQVLTGLSDSSTVLVIQHEFGHAMGLNHDDEPADIMAGHANLTTLPMTNATDKPNPWDRSELRVYVDYSAVRDRDRAETREQVQHALDYYASGAEGYVPTNISFVSVDSEAEADVVIQFTDASPCGTDPGSCGAVRGQDPDGDGELETYTNLQITLTGLDTEATGWHVGWWLGYGFGFSSESEYPAPFRDASYTDRRGDWWE; translated from the coding sequence ATGAACGGGCGTGCCCTCCTGTTGACGCTCCTCGTCGTTCTCGCCGGCTGTGCGGCTCCCCTCGACCCGGGGTTCGCCGACACGACCAGCACGCAGGTCCAGACCACGCAACCGCCAGCCGACGGCACGCCGAACGCGGTCCAGACGCAGACACAGACCCAGACGCCGGGAGCCGTCGATTCGCGCTCCAATCCGTGGCAAGAGGGGACGTTGACTATCGCCGTCGAAGCACCGGACGGTGACTCGCGAGACTACACCGCCCTCCTCCGGGACGCCCTCGACTACTGGGAGGCGAACAGCGAGCAGTACGCCGGCTACGCCCTCTCCTTCGACGTCGAACCGAACGCGAACGACGCAGACGTGGTCGTCGAATTCGTCGAACGAGTCGATACCTGCGGCGAGAAACGCGAAGTCGCCGGCTGTGCGCCCTACATCACCGACTCTCGGCAGATAAACCGACCCGAGCGAATTCAGGTTCTCACGGGCCTCTCTGATTCGTCCACGGTCCTCGTCATCCAGCACGAGTTCGGCCACGCGATGGGGCTGAACCACGACGACGAACCAGCGGACATCATGGCGGGTCACGCGAACCTGACCACGCTCCCGATGACCAACGCGACAGACAAGCCAAACCCGTGGGACCGCTCTGAACTCCGCGTCTACGTCGATTACAGCGCCGTCCGGGACCGTGACCGCGCCGAAACCCGCGAGCAGGTCCAACACGCCCTCGACTACTACGCGTCGGGCGCAGAGGGATACGTCCCGACCAACATCTCGTTCGTGAGCGTCGACTCCGAGGCCGAAGCCGACGTCGTGATTCAGTTCACGGACGCCTCACCCTGTGGCACTGACCCCGGGTCGTGTGGCGCAGTCCGCGGGCAGGACCCCGACGGCGACGGCGAACTCGAAACCTACACCAACCTCCAGATCACGCTGACGGGCCTCGACACCGAAGCCACCGGCTGGCACGTCGGCTGGTGGCTCGGCTACGGCTTCGGGTTCTCGTCGGAATCCGAGTATCCCGCTCCGTTCCGCGACGCCTCCTACACCGACCGCCGGGGCGACTGGTGGGAATAA
- a CDS encoding TIGR00296 family protein, producing the protein MSEAQTALFSYDDGRRSVDLAREAVELFVKNGQRKQPGSMRDAFYNRAGVFVRLQSAQGRGRLRGCAGTVQSPDRVGHSLVEAAIQAASDDSCGSEVEAAELNAIAISVCVVTDVIETSDPAADLEVGTHGLFVQDRARSGWMYPTVPVENGWSEFEYLDRTCRKAGLSPTAWEDDDVDVLLFRSQVFEERKPKGSIKELTF; encoded by the coding sequence ATGTCCGAGGCCCAGACTGCGCTCTTCTCGTACGACGACGGCCGCCGCTCGGTCGACCTTGCACGCGAGGCGGTGGAACTGTTCGTAAAGAACGGCCAGCGAAAACAGCCGGGAAGCATGCGCGACGCCTTCTACAACCGGGCGGGCGTGTTCGTGCGCCTCCAGTCGGCACAGGGGCGTGGCCGCCTCCGTGGCTGTGCGGGTACCGTCCAGAGCCCCGACCGAGTCGGCCACTCGCTCGTCGAGGCGGCGATTCAGGCGGCGAGCGACGACTCCTGTGGCTCCGAAGTCGAGGCCGCAGAACTCAACGCCATCGCCATCTCGGTCTGCGTCGTCACCGACGTCATCGAGACGAGCGACCCCGCCGCCGACCTCGAAGTCGGCACCCACGGCCTCTTCGTCCAGGACCGCGCCCGCTCGGGGTGGATGTACCCGACCGTCCCGGTCGAAAACGGCTGGAGTGAGTTCGAGTATCTCGACCGTACCTGCCGGAAGGCCGGCCTCTCGCCGACCGCGTGGGAGGACGACGACGTGGACGTCCTGCTCTTTCGCAGTCAGGTGTTCGAAGAGCGCAAGCCGAAAGGCTCCATCAAGGAATTGACGTTCTAG
- a CDS encoding nicotinate phosphoribosyltransferase: MSDSFDIVSAEAIRDGRATDVYFERTETTLDHAGLNPTVVAEVTANQFPTGAFNLFAGVKDAAHLLEGLPVDVDALSEGQLFDAGPVLQISGNYRDFARYETALLGFLSHATGIATKALEARLAAPDTPVVSFGARHVHPSIAAMVERSALVAGFDGFSSVAAGDLLGREPSGTMPHALIICYGRGEQEAAWRAFYETTGQGVALCDTYSDEVEEVLRAAAELGDDLESVRIDTTRSRRGDFAHIVKEVRWELDIRGHDHVDIFVSGGLGPADLHELKDLVDGFGVGGYVSNANPLDFALDIVEVEGEPASKRGKLSGKKQVYRTRDGGHHVGLASRPGPTDGKPLLEPLIRDGELVREFDLSDAAKRAATDAKKVGFGEN; encoded by the coding sequence ATGTCCGATTCGTTCGATATCGTGTCCGCAGAAGCCATCCGTGACGGCCGCGCCACGGATGTCTACTTCGAGCGGACCGAAACCACGCTCGATCACGCGGGACTGAACCCGACGGTCGTCGCGGAGGTAACCGCCAACCAGTTCCCGACGGGCGCGTTCAATCTTTTCGCCGGCGTCAAAGACGCCGCCCACCTTCTCGAAGGCCTTCCAGTAGACGTAGACGCACTCTCGGAGGGACAACTGTTCGACGCAGGACCCGTCCTCCAGATCTCGGGGAATTACCGCGACTTCGCTCGCTACGAGACGGCGCTGCTCGGCTTCCTCTCGCACGCGACGGGCATCGCGACGAAAGCACTCGAAGCACGCCTCGCTGCCCCGGACACGCCGGTCGTCAGTTTCGGCGCACGCCACGTCCACCCCTCAATTGCCGCGATGGTCGAACGCTCCGCGCTCGTCGCCGGGTTCGACGGCTTTTCCTCCGTCGCTGCGGGCGACCTGCTCGGGCGCGAACCGAGCGGGACGATGCCTCACGCGCTCATCATCTGCTATGGCCGGGGCGAACAGGAGGCCGCCTGGCGCGCTTTCTACGAGACGACCGGGCAGGGCGTCGCGCTCTGTGACACCTACTCGGACGAAGTCGAAGAGGTGCTCCGCGCGGCCGCGGAACTCGGCGATGACTTAGAGAGCGTGCGCATCGACACGACCCGCTCGCGGCGCGGGGACTTCGCGCACATCGTCAAAGAGGTGCGCTGGGAACTCGACATCCGCGGCCACGACCACGTCGATATCTTCGTCTCAGGCGGCCTCGGGCCTGCGGACCTCCACGAACTGAAGGACCTCGTCGATGGCTTCGGCGTCGGCGGCTACGTCTCGAACGCGAACCCACTCGACTTCGCGCTCGACATCGTCGAAGTTGAGGGCGAACCCGCGTCGAAGCGCGGGAAACTCTCCGGGAAGAAGCAGGTGTACCGCACCCGCGACGGTGGCCACCACGTTGGCCTCGCGAGTCGGCCCGGGCCGACCGACGGGAAACCGCTGCTCGAACCGCTCATCCGCGACGGCGAACTCGTTCGGGAGTTCGACCTCTCTGATGCAGCAAAACGCGCCGCGACGGACGCGAAAAAAGTCGGCTTCGGCGAGAACTAG
- a CDS encoding Hvo_1808 family surface protein → MRRAIAVVGLALLLVLSGCVGGFFGPRDAPDDDTIGWENGYWYDDPLAVDESDGLNETEREAVVSRTMARVEVIRQLEFKQSVPVNLITRDEYRAQRGGNGGTIEQNTYQRWNEQVWEALFLVDEEATVDDAFGGVFGSAVQGYYGGGEITLVSDSETPMVDRTTLSHELVHALQDQHFGLSGNRDTQDGELAYDGLIEGDANYVESLYEQRCQAEWDCLDRPERNQSGSPDDFNRGVFSAIYQPYADGPRFVDSLRESGGWEAVNDAYDAVPQSTEQVIHPEDYPEDTPVEISIPDRSSNAWSRFTFENRPDYDTVGEASIYAMLWANGVAGDQSAYTYTFPASTGWAGDRVVPYHNDGEYGYVWVTEWETETDAQEFNDAYLQVLENNGATERSSGVYRIPDSQPYGDAFRVTLDGTRVKIVNAPTEADLSGIDG, encoded by the coding sequence ATGCGTAGGGCAATCGCTGTCGTGGGCCTCGCGCTCCTCCTCGTCCTCTCGGGTTGTGTCGGCGGCTTTTTCGGCCCCAGAGACGCGCCTGACGACGACACTATCGGCTGGGAGAACGGCTACTGGTACGACGACCCGCTCGCCGTAGACGAGAGCGACGGCCTGAACGAAACCGAACGCGAAGCCGTCGTTTCGCGGACGATGGCCCGCGTGGAGGTCATCCGCCAACTCGAGTTCAAACAGTCCGTCCCGGTGAATCTCATCACCCGCGACGAGTACCGCGCCCAACGGGGTGGTAACGGGGGAACCATCGAGCAGAACACCTACCAGCGGTGGAACGAGCAGGTCTGGGAAGCGCTGTTCCTCGTAGACGAAGAGGCCACCGTCGACGACGCCTTCGGCGGCGTGTTCGGTAGCGCGGTCCAGGGCTACTACGGCGGCGGCGAAATCACGCTCGTGAGCGACTCCGAGACGCCGATGGTCGACCGCACGACGCTCTCGCACGAACTCGTCCACGCCCTCCAGGACCAGCACTTCGGCCTCTCGGGCAACCGCGACACGCAGGACGGCGAACTCGCCTACGACGGCCTCATCGAGGGCGACGCGAACTACGTCGAATCGCTCTACGAACAGCGGTGTCAGGCCGAGTGGGACTGCCTCGACCGTCCCGAGCGAAACCAGTCCGGGTCGCCGGACGACTTCAACCGCGGCGTGTTCTCGGCCATCTACCAGCCCTACGCCGACGGCCCTCGATTCGTCGACTCGCTGCGCGAATCCGGCGGCTGGGAGGCGGTGAACGACGCCTACGACGCCGTCCCACAGAGCACAGAACAGGTCATCCACCCCGAAGACTACCCCGAGGATACGCCCGTCGAGATATCGATTCCAGACCGCTCCTCGAACGCGTGGTCGCGGTTCACCTTCGAGAACCGTCCCGACTACGACACCGTCGGCGAGGCGTCCATCTACGCCATGCTCTGGGCGAACGGCGTGGCCGGCGACCAGTCTGCGTACACCTACACTTTCCCCGCCTCGACCGGGTGGGCGGGCGACAGGGTCGTCCCCTACCACAACGACGGCGAGTACGGCTACGTCTGGGTGACCGAGTGGGAGACGGAGACCGACGCCCAGGAGTTCAACGATGCCTACCTCCAGGTGCTCGAAAACAACGGTGCGACAGAACGCTCGTCGGGCGTTTATCGGATTCCTGATAGCCAGCCCTACGGCGACGCCTTCCGCGTGACCCTCGACGGGACGCGAGTGAAAATCGTGAACGCGCCGACCGAAGCCGACCTCTCGGGAATAGACGGGTAG
- a CDS encoding Hvo_1808 family surface protein: MRALASVLVALLLVLSGCSAGLTGEQTDTTTETPSTPSTAAPTTDSPGTQTPAPTPRPDPESDVLGWENGYWHDAQLSVNTDDGLNETELDAIVARAMARVEHVRELEFQETVPVEIITRAEYQNQSNENYTDAFRAFDNTKFEAMFFVGEDRDALDVQNTNRGSNVLGYFSPKEDAIVIVANSDTPSLDAEGTLSHELVHALQDQHFNLSRISRPTRELHNGRNGLIEGEANYVQRLYMERCGGEWECLEAPDSGGGGGVPDDFHWGIYFLNFFPYSDGPGFVGQIHRTQGWDGVNGLYSDLPNSSEQIIYPQKYGEDQPTDVTFEDTNSGEWERVVPESPYPGQERPAYASLGQSALSSMFAHTFTDEYNRSRVVEPQEFINYEQNGRVNSSDPFNYDLRYTRGWDGDRMHVYWNDAGETAYVWQLAWDSPQNANQFVTGYERLLQHWGAEQAGENTWVIPEGEPYADTFWIHVEGDTVTIVNAPTEGDLPAVYDGAGA; the protein is encoded by the coding sequence ATGCGAGCACTGGCCAGCGTCCTCGTTGCACTCCTCCTCGTTCTCTCTGGGTGCAGCGCCGGACTGACTGGAGAGCAGACCGACACGACGACGGAGACGCCCTCCACGCCGTCGACCGCCGCACCGACGACCGATTCTCCCGGCACGCAGACGCCCGCTCCCACGCCGCGGCCCGACCCCGAATCTGACGTCCTCGGCTGGGAGAACGGCTACTGGCACGACGCCCAGTTGTCGGTCAACACCGACGACGGCCTGAACGAGACGGAACTCGACGCCATCGTTGCCCGAGCGATGGCCCGCGTCGAGCACGTCCGCGAACTCGAATTCCAGGAGACGGTTCCCGTCGAAATCATCACCCGTGCAGAGTACCAGAACCAGTCGAACGAGAACTACACCGACGCCTTCCGCGCATTCGACAACACGAAGTTCGAGGCGATGTTCTTCGTCGGCGAGGACAGAGACGCTCTCGATGTCCAGAATACGAACCGCGGTTCGAACGTCCTCGGCTACTTCAGCCCGAAGGAGGACGCCATCGTCATCGTGGCGAACTCAGACACCCCGTCGCTCGACGCTGAGGGGACGCTCTCTCACGAACTCGTCCACGCCCTCCAGGACCAGCACTTCAACCTCTCTCGCATCTCCCGTCCGACCCGCGAACTCCACAACGGTCGCAACGGCCTCATCGAGGGTGAGGCAAACTACGTCCAGCGCCTCTACATGGAACGCTGTGGCGGCGAATGGGAGTGCCTCGAAGCACCCGACTCCGGCGGCGGTGGCGGGGTACCAGACGACTTCCACTGGGGAATCTACTTCCTCAACTTCTTCCCGTACAGCGACGGTCCCGGCTTCGTCGGCCAAATTCACCGCACGCAGGGCTGGGACGGCGTAAACGGACTCTACAGCGACTTACCGAACAGCTCAGAGCAGATTATCTACCCGCAGAAGTACGGGGAAGACCAGCCGACTGACGTGACCTTCGAGGACACGAACTCCGGCGAGTGGGAGCGCGTCGTTCCCGAGTCACCGTACCCCGGTCAGGAGCGCCCGGCCTACGCCAGCCTCGGCCAATCCGCACTCTCCTCGATGTTCGCCCACACGTTCACCGACGAGTACAACCGCTCGCGGGTAGTCGAACCCCAGGAGTTTATCAACTACGAGCAGAACGGCCGGGTCAACAGCTCTGACCCGTTCAACTACGACCTGCGCTACACGCGTGGCTGGGACGGCGACCGGATGCACGTCTACTGGAACGACGCCGGTGAGACCGCCTACGTCTGGCAACTCGCCTGGGACTCCCCGCAGAACGCAAACCAGTTCGTGACCGGCTACGAGCGCCTCCTCCAGCACTGGGGCGCAGAGCAGGCCGGTGAAAACACGTGGGTCATCCCCGAGGGTGAACCGTACGCGGACACCTTCTGGATTCACGTCGAGGGTGACACCGTCACCATCGTGAACGCCCCAACCGAAGGCGACCTGCCTGCGGTGTACGACGGCGCTGGAGCCTAA